ATTTTACCGAAGAAGTACTCGCCGCTCAAGGCGTGACTGTGGTGGATTTTTGGGCGCCATGGTGCATGCCCTGTCGCATGCTCGGCCCCATCATTGATCGTCTGGCCGAGTCCTATACCGGCAAAGCCAAAGTAACAAAAGTCAATGTCGATGAGAACCAAGTCACTGCGGGCAAGTACAATATTATGGCCATTCCGACCGTGCTAATTTTCAAAAATGGCCAAGAAATGCACCGTATCCCTGGTGTCATGCCAGAAGCCGCACTGAAACAATTGCTTGATAAGACACTCTCCAGTTAAGACCCATTGTCTAGCACTGTGTCATAGTAACCTGCGAACCAGCCCTCTGTCCTAGACGGTACCCTGTTTAGCTTTATCAGGCTGTGACACGAAGAACATGAGCCCTGCGGAAACAAAGCAGAGCAGCCCGAGAAAGACGAAAGCAGCTGCGTAATTATTATTTGTCGTTTGCAAAATAAGCCCAGTTGCTACGGGACCTAGCAGGCCAGAAACAAAGCCGAAAGACGTAAAAACTAAGCCAAAGATGACGCCGAAGTGCTTGAGGCCGAAACATTCGGCGATAAGCGGCGCAGAACAGGCAAACAGTGTGCCGTAGCCAAAGCCAATGGCTGCGGCGAGAAACAATATCAGGCTTAGAGAACTAACGGAGGCTAGCATCAAGTAGGCCACACCAGCTAGCACAAAACTAAGCGCTAAAGTTAACTTCCGCCCCAAAACATCAGAGAGTGCCCCCGAAACTAAGCGACTCAGTCCATTCGTTAGATTGAAGGCGGCCAAAATACTAGACGCACCCGCGAGGCCAAGCCCGAGGTAGAGTCCATAGCGCACCGATTGCGTGACCATGGTAATGCCAGCGGCACCCATAAACGACCACACCAGCCATAGTAGCCAAAAATCCTTCGTGCGTACGGCTTGCGCCGGGGTCAAAGTTAGGTTAATGGCCTCGGCTTGGCTCGCTGCTGCACTAGACGGGCTACGGCCCTCGCTCGATGCGGGCTCCGAAATAAGCTGCGCGGCCAGTAGACCGATGACCAAGGTGAAGGCGCTAATA
This sequence is a window from Bacillota bacterium. Protein-coding genes within it:
- the trxA gene encoding thioredoxin, with translation MLHVTDKNFTEEVLAAQGVTVVDFWAPWCMPCRMLGPIIDRLAESYTGKAKVTKVNVDENQVTAGKYNIMAIPTVLIFKNGQEMHRIPGVMPEAALKQLLDKTLSS
- a CDS encoding MFS transporter, giving the protein MTKTTQATQKLAGQGKMWVVVGAAAAIFFPGSLVFGLPGLMSTVWGSSLGVSAGALSYVMFFLLAALGIFMFVVGKWTNRLGAKSLIMLGTVLAALAAAMTAVVTNVWMIYGWAFLIGTATCFIYSPGIGIVQRCYPHIKGTVSGIVNLTFGISSALLVPLYRLWLDTYGHATLGLAISAFTLVIGLLAAQLISEPASSEGRSPSSAAASQAEAINLTLTPAQAVRTKDFWLLWLVWSFMGAAGITMVTQSVRYGLYLGLGLAGASSILAAFNLTNGLSRLVSGALSDVLGRKLTLALSFVLAGVAYLMLASVSSLSLILFLAAAIGFGYGTLFACSAPLIAECFGLKHFGVIFGLVFTSFGFVSGLLGPVATGLILQTTNNNYAAAFVFLGLLCFVSAGLMFFVSQPDKAKQGTV